A genomic region of Nitrospirota bacterium contains the following coding sequences:
- a CDS encoding potassium channel family protein, with protein MLATRSSRLLSSRVLFTPADVAPGRTLLLRLGMVLALLAAVILILWLDRAGLRDQLDGEISFSDIVYFSMITVTTVGYGDIVPVTPRARLIDALIVTPIRVVVWFLFLGTAYQLVIRQYMEAYRMAKLQAGLHEHVIVCGFGYTGLSTVKELLAKGVRPERILVIDPEEQRVRAAVEMGVVAFQGDATQESILRDAVLEKAKALIIAAGRDDTNALILLTARHLHPSLRIIVSAQEEENVKLFRQGGANTIISPATFGGYILAAAVDHRHLVHYLEDLLTAGGRINLVERAVRPEEIGKRAVDLKPDVLLRVYRGDEVLTLWDLQERETLRSGDILVVLQPARPAQEPG; from the coding sequence ATGCTTGCAACCCGATCTTCGCGACTGCTGTCGTCACGGGTGCTGTTCACGCCCGCGGACGTGGCGCCCGGCCGGACGCTGCTCTTGCGACTCGGCATGGTCCTCGCGCTGCTGGCCGCGGTGATCCTCATTCTCTGGCTGGATCGGGCCGGGCTCCGGGACCAGCTCGACGGCGAAATCTCCTTCAGCGACATCGTCTATTTCAGCATGATCACCGTGACGACCGTGGGATACGGCGACATCGTGCCGGTCACGCCGCGGGCCCGCCTGATCGACGCCCTCATCGTCACCCCGATCCGCGTGGTCGTGTGGTTCCTGTTTCTGGGCACGGCGTATCAACTGGTCATTCGTCAATACATGGAGGCATATCGCATGGCCAAACTGCAAGCCGGGCTGCACGAGCATGTGATCGTGTGCGGCTTCGGCTACACCGGGTTGTCCACCGTGAAGGAACTCCTGGCGAAAGGCGTCCGGCCCGAACGTATCCTGGTGATCGATCCCGAGGAGCAGCGGGTGCGTGCGGCCGTCGAGATGGGGGTCGTCGCCTTCCAGGGCGACGCGACCCAGGAGTCCATCCTCAGGGATGCGGTGCTCGAAAAAGCCAAGGCGCTCATCATCGCCGCGGGCCGGGACGACACCAATGCCTTGATTCTGCTCACCGCCCGCCATCTCCATCCGTCGTTGCGCATCATCGTCAGCGCCCAGGAGGAGGAGAACGTCAAACTGTTCCGGCAAGGCGGCGCGAACACCATCATCTCTCCGGCCACCTTCGGCGGGTACATCCTGGCCGCCGCCGTGGATCATCGGCACCTCGTGCACTATCTCGAAGATCTGCTGACGGCAGGAGGGCGCATCAATCTGGTCGAGCGGGCCGTCCGGCCGGAGGAGATCGGAAAGCGCGCCGTGGATCTCAAGCCCGATGTCCTGCTCCGCGTCTACCGAGGCGACGAGGTGCTCACCTTGTGGGATCTGCAGGAACGGGAAACGCTCCGATCGGGCGACATCCTGGTCGTGCTGCAGCCGGCTCGACCCGCTCAAGAACCGGGCTAG
- a CDS encoding HEAT repeat domain-containing protein, translating into MRMVGGSFILLLVAIVFASPESLARREIRTPEQKQQLRQIQRVLVEVLALTDRGQADPAPLRDVVVRRLAEVGYTVLTDPAQPHDATLKVKCEQRKVWEGTTSLGGDADLPDMPHRTWKGPACQITYLVQDRPSGWRREVRTDFADAIAAAAEAKAEDPGAFALEQLRARLEAYDFPVILTQEWEQEERLLALLRKADEPSARKVKVIRALGELFATAAGPDLRTLLHDPNPEIAAAAAIALGNIGQQDSLAALIEALQTGSPPLKLAAAKALGKVGALHGNVAIIPPLLDALTTDDLALKTEVVWALGQLPDRRAYEPLLALQRSLRNVRTSDRTSPEGKLWDALSYTLKQIDTFDQLN; encoded by the coding sequence ATGAGGATGGTAGGAGGCTCGTTCATCTTGCTGCTCGTCGCCATTGTGTTCGCCAGTCCGGAGAGTCTGGCCCGGCGGGAGATCCGCACGCCGGAGCAGAAGCAGCAGTTGCGGCAGATCCAACGGGTGCTCGTCGAGGTCCTGGCCTTGACCGACCGTGGCCAGGCGGATCCCGCTCCCCTCCGCGACGTCGTCGTCCGCCGGCTCGCAGAGGTCGGCTATACCGTGCTGACCGATCCGGCCCAGCCGCACGACGCCACCCTGAAGGTCAAATGCGAGCAGCGTAAAGTGTGGGAAGGCACCACCTCCCTCGGCGGCGATGCCGACCTGCCCGACATGCCGCACCGAACCTGGAAAGGGCCCGCCTGCCAGATCACCTATTTGGTCCAGGACCGCCCTTCGGGGTGGCGTCGGGAGGTGAGAACCGACTTCGCCGACGCGATCGCCGCAGCGGCAGAGGCAAAGGCGGAGGACCCCGGTGCGTTCGCCCTGGAGCAGTTGCGGGCACGGCTGGAAGCGTATGACTTCCCGGTGATCCTGACCCAGGAATGGGAACAGGAGGAGCGGTTGCTGGCGCTGCTACGCAAGGCCGACGAGCCCTCCGCGCGGAAGGTGAAGGTCATCCGGGCGCTCGGCGAGCTGTTCGCCACTGCGGCTGGCCCCGACCTTCGGACTCTGCTCCACGATCCGAACCCGGAGATCGCAGCGGCGGCGGCCATCGCCCTGGGCAACATCGGCCAACAGGACAGTCTGGCCGCGCTCATCGAGGCGTTGCAAACCGGCAGCCCCCCGCTGAAGCTTGCCGCTGCGAAGGCGTTGGGGAAAGTCGGCGCTCTGCACGGGAACGTGGCGATCATTCCCCCGCTGCTCGACGCGCTCACGACGGACGACCTGGCATTGAAGACCGAGGTGGTCTGGGCGCTGGGGCAACTGCCCGACCGGCGGGCCTATGAGCCGCTCCTGGCGCTGCAACGGTCGTTGCGCAACGTCCGCACCAGCGACCGCACGTCGCCGGAGGGGAAACTCTGGGATGCGCTGAGCTACACCCTGAAACAGATCGACACCTTCGACCAACTCAACTGA
- the glgC gene encoding glucose-1-phosphate adenylyltransferase produces the protein MVERRRQPRVLAMIMAGGKGERLMPLTAVRSKPAVPFAGKYRIIDFVLSNFLNSGMLAMYVLVQYRSQSLIEHLRRAWRTGGLVKQNFITVVPPQMKARGGWYEGTADAVYQNLNLIRDFDPDLVAVFGADHIYRMDINQMVRFHLSRHADVTVAALPVPLHAAKGFGIVEVGQKDQEDRILGFEEKPKQPKPMPTDPEQAYSSMGNYLFNTDVLLEILEQDAARPGSHDFGRDIIPHLLRTHRVMAYDFLSNDVPGLKPYEERGYWRDVGTLDAYWQAHMDLLGEAPIFDLRNTEWPILTDKYEAPSASLIRSRIDESMIGQGSLIVDADITRSVIGRHVMIQHGARIEESIIMDGSVIGSKARLRRVIADRFNVVPTGAEIGYDPAEDRTRHQAVTKSGLVVLPRGQLSRPSRRTL, from the coding sequence ATGGTGGAGCGACGACGTCAACCCAGAGTCCTGGCCATGATCATGGCCGGCGGCAAGGGCGAGCGCCTCATGCCGCTGACGGCGGTCCGCAGCAAGCCCGCGGTCCCCTTCGCCGGCAAGTATCGCATCATCGACTTCGTCCTCAGCAACTTCCTGAACTCCGGCATGCTGGCGATGTATGTGTTGGTCCAGTATCGGTCGCAGTCATTGATCGAACATCTGCGCCGGGCGTGGCGGACCGGTGGGCTGGTCAAGCAGAACTTCATCACGGTCGTACCGCCGCAGATGAAAGCCCGGGGCGGCTGGTACGAAGGCACCGCCGACGCGGTGTATCAGAACCTGAACCTGATTCGGGACTTCGATCCCGATCTGGTGGCCGTGTTCGGGGCCGACCACATCTATCGGATGGACATCAACCAGATGGTCCGTTTCCACCTGTCCCGCCACGCCGACGTGACGGTGGCGGCCCTGCCCGTTCCTCTCCATGCGGCGAAAGGCTTCGGCATCGTGGAAGTCGGACAAAAGGACCAGGAAGACAGGATTCTCGGCTTCGAAGAAAAGCCCAAGCAGCCCAAACCCATGCCGACCGATCCCGAGCAGGCCTACTCGTCGATGGGCAATTATCTGTTCAACACCGACGTGCTGCTGGAGATCCTGGAACAGGACGCCGCGCGGCCGGGTTCCCACGATTTCGGGCGGGACATCATCCCGCACCTGCTCCGCACCCATCGCGTGATGGCCTACGATTTCCTGTCGAACGACGTGCCCGGCCTGAAACCCTACGAGGAGCGGGGATACTGGCGGGACGTGGGAACCCTGGACGCCTACTGGCAGGCCCACATGGACTTGCTGGGAGAAGCGCCGATCTTCGATCTTCGCAACACCGAGTGGCCGATCCTGACCGACAAGTACGAGGCGCCGTCGGCCAGTCTGATCCGGTCGCGGATCGACGAGTCCATGATCGGCCAGGGGAGTCTGATCGTCGATGCGGACATCACGCGGTCGGTGATCGGTCGGCACGTCATGATCCAGCATGGCGCGCGCATCGAGGAATCGATCATCATGGACGGATCGGTCATCGGCTCGAAAGCCCGTCTCCGCCGCGTCATCGCGGACCGGTTCAATGTTGTCCCGACCGGAGCCGAAATCGGGTACGATCCGGCGGAGGACCGGACGCGCCATCAGGCGGTGACGAAGTCCGGCTTGGTTGTGTTGCCGCGAGGACAGCTCTCGCGGCCTTCCCGCAGGACACTGTGA
- a CDS encoding ABC transporter ATP-binding protein produces the protein MAEVRLEDVGKRYGRTDVIAGLTLTVRDGELFTIVGPSGCGKSTLLHLIAGLDTPTEGRILFDGRDVTEMPPRARDIALVFQSYALYPHMTVAENLAFPLRVAKHRTGRSREEIAAEVRRVADLLGIATVLERRPRELSGGQRQRVALGRALIRRPRVFLLDEPLSNLDAQLRAGMRAELRKLHDDVKSTMIYVTHDQTEAMTLADRLAVLDRGRLQQIGTPRDLYDKPANRFVAGFIGSPPMNLLNAHIEDGEVRAGSIRLRLPHPAGPRPATTPVTLGIRPEHARVRPADTAGGSGGLVGTVRLAELSGSQLWVSVELRGHDPGTILVGLADATAQLQPGDQVTVRLDQAMPHIFDAETGARIDFGIGPEPG, from the coding sequence ATGGCTGAAGTCCGACTCGAAGATGTCGGCAAGCGTTATGGCCGGACCGACGTCATCGCCGGATTGACGCTGACCGTGCGCGACGGAGAACTGTTCACCATCGTCGGGCCCTCCGGCTGCGGTAAATCCACGCTGCTGCACCTGATCGCCGGACTCGACACCCCGACGGAAGGCCGCATCCTCTTCGACGGCCGAGATGTGACGGAGATGCCGCCGCGGGCGCGGGACATCGCGTTGGTCTTTCAGAGCTACGCCCTCTATCCGCACATGACCGTGGCGGAGAACCTGGCCTTTCCGCTCCGCGTGGCGAAACACCGGACCGGCCGTTCCCGCGAGGAGATCGCCGCCGAGGTCCGGCGCGTCGCCGATCTCCTGGGGATCGCGACCGTTCTGGAGCGTCGCCCGCGCGAGCTCTCCGGGGGCCAGCGGCAACGGGTGGCGCTGGGACGCGCGCTGATCCGGAGGCCGCGGGTGTTTCTGTTGGATGAACCGCTCTCCAATCTGGATGCCCAACTGCGGGCCGGCATGCGGGCCGAACTGCGGAAACTGCACGACGACGTCAAGTCCACCATGATCTACGTCACCCACGACCAGACCGAGGCCATGACGCTCGCCGACCGTCTGGCGGTCCTGGATCGGGGTCGCCTCCAGCAGATCGGCACGCCGCGCGACCTCTACGACAAACCGGCGAACCGGTTCGTCGCGGGATTCATCGGCTCCCCGCCCATGAATCTACTGAACGCGCACATCGAGGACGGGGAAGTCCGGGCGGGATCGATCCGCCTTCGCCTGCCGCACCCGGCCGGGCCGCGACCCGCAACGACGCCGGTCACGCTCGGCATCCGACCGGAACATGCGCGGGTGCGTCCGGCCGACACCGCGGGCGGGAGCGGCGGACTCGTCGGCACGGTGCGGCTGGCCGAACTGTCGGGGAGCCAACTGTGGGTGAGCGTGGAACTCCGCGGTCACGATCCGGGAACGATCCTCGTCGGTCTCGCGGATGCGACCGCTCAGCTTCAACCGGGCGACCAGGTCACGGTCCGGCTCGACCAAGCGATGCCACATATCTTCGACGCGGAGACCGGCGCACGCATCGACTTTGGGATCGGGCCGGAGCCGGGATGA
- the treZ gene encoding malto-oligosyltrehalose trehalohydrolase, which yields MDWSGPWQLDLGARLLGPDRVRFRVWAPRAKTVSVRLIGRDGRPILLQPRELGYFEADMPGVVEGDRYLYVLNDEKERPDPASRFQPDGVHGPSAVVDPGAFRWTDQGWRGLTRDGLVIYELHVGTFTREGTFQAVVPLLDYLRRDVGVTAIELMPVAQFPGTRNWGYDGVYPFAPQASYGGPRGLRLLVDACHAKGLGVILDVVYNHLGPEGNYLGDFGPYFTDRYRTPWGAAINYDGPNSDEVRHYIIGNALYWITEYHIDGLRLDAIHGIYDFGARHILRELTEAVHAQADRLGRSALVIAESDLNDVRVIAPPVEGGHGLDAQWNDDFHHALHALLTGERDGYYQDFGRLDQLAAAMQDGFVYTGQRSAYRRRRHGSVSRGRPPSRFVVFAQNHDQVGNRARGDRLSTLIPFDALKVAAAAVLLAPNIPLLFMGEEYGERAPFLYFTDHGDPALVEAVRRGRKAEFAAFGWAGDIPDPQDPATFDRSRVHPGEQTDPQQAALLRWYRRLLDLRRSVPALAASESGEAGHRVWTDDAQQILTLHRWAADGSAALILLGFNKGPASFSLRPPQGTWRLALCSEAVDFGGSGEDRWPKEPAPEHGDAAVRLPAYTAAIYLKSDAR from the coding sequence ATGGACTGGAGCGGACCGTGGCAGCTTGATCTGGGTGCGCGCCTTCTCGGTCCCGATCGTGTCCGCTTTCGCGTGTGGGCCCCCCGGGCGAAGACGGTCTCGGTCCGACTGATCGGACGCGACGGTCGCCCCATCCTCTTGCAGCCGCGAGAACTCGGCTATTTTGAAGCGGACATGCCGGGCGTGGTCGAAGGCGATCGGTACCTGTACGTGCTGAACGACGAAAAAGAACGTCCCGACCCGGCCTCGCGCTTTCAGCCGGACGGCGTACACGGTCCTTCGGCGGTCGTGGATCCCGGAGCATTCCGGTGGACGGATCAGGGCTGGCGCGGCCTCACACGCGATGGGCTCGTGATCTATGAACTCCACGTCGGCACCTTTACCCGCGAAGGCACCTTTCAGGCCGTCGTTCCGCTGCTGGACTATCTTCGGCGCGACGTGGGAGTCACGGCGATCGAGTTGATGCCGGTCGCCCAGTTTCCCGGAACCAGAAACTGGGGGTACGACGGGGTCTATCCCTTCGCGCCGCAGGCGAGTTACGGCGGGCCGCGGGGGCTCCGTCTGCTGGTGGACGCCTGCCATGCCAAGGGGCTGGGGGTGATTCTGGACGTCGTCTATAACCACCTGGGGCCGGAAGGGAATTATCTGGGGGACTTCGGGCCCTACTTCACCGACCGGTATCGGACCCCGTGGGGAGCGGCGATCAACTATGACGGTCCGAACAGCGACGAGGTCAGGCATTACATCATCGGCAACGCGCTGTATTGGATCACGGAGTATCACATCGACGGCCTGCGCCTGGACGCCATTCACGGCATCTATGATTTCGGCGCGCGCCACATCCTGCGCGAACTGACCGAGGCGGTTCACGCGCAAGCCGACCGGCTGGGACGATCCGCTCTGGTCATCGCCGAGAGCGACCTGAACGACGTCCGCGTCATCGCCCCGCCGGTAGAGGGCGGGCACGGCCTGGACGCGCAATGGAACGACGACTTCCATCACGCGCTCCATGCGCTGTTGACCGGCGAACGGGACGGCTACTACCAGGATTTCGGGCGTCTCGACCAGTTGGCGGCGGCGATGCAGGACGGTTTCGTGTACACCGGGCAGCGGTCGGCTTATCGACGGCGGCGGCATGGGAGCGTTTCCCGGGGCCGGCCCCCCTCACGGTTCGTCGTGTTCGCCCAAAACCACGACCAGGTCGGCAATCGGGCCCGTGGCGACCGCTTGAGCACGCTCATTCCGTTCGACGCGCTGAAGGTGGCGGCCGCGGCCGTCCTGCTGGCTCCGAACATCCCGCTCCTGTTCATGGGCGAGGAATACGGCGAGCGCGCGCCTTTCCTCTATTTCACCGATCATGGAGACCCGGCCCTGGTCGAAGCCGTCCGTCGTGGACGGAAGGCGGAATTCGCCGCCTTCGGATGGGCGGGCGACATTCCCGATCCGCAGGATCCCGCGACCTTCGACCGCTCGCGGGTGCATCCCGGCGAGCAGACCGATCCGCAGCAGGCGGCCCTGCTCCGGTGGTACCGCCGACTGCTCGACTTGCGCCGATCCGTTCCGGCCCTCGCCGCCTCGGAATCCGGCGAGGCCGGGCACCGCGTCTGGACCGACGACGCGCAACAGATCCTGACCCTGCACCGATGGGCCGCCGACGGCTCGGCCGCGCTGATCCTTTTGGGATTCAACAAAGGGCCGGCGTCCTTCAGCCTGCGCCCGCCGCAGGGAACGTGGCGATTGGCGCTGTGCTCTGAAGCCGTGGACTTCGGCGGGAGCGGAGAAGACCGGTGGCCGAAGGAGCCGGCGCCTGAACATGGCGATGCGGCGGTTCGTCTTCCCGCGTATACGGCGGCGATCTACCTGAAATCGGACGCGCGATAG
- the glgX gene encoding glycogen debranching protein GlgX produces the protein MKIWPGRPYPLGATWDGEGVNFALFSENADAVELCLFDGPYDARESHRIRVEERTDQVWHVYLPEVRPGQHYGYRVHGPYAPEEGHRFNPAKLLIDPYAKSIAGTVEWSDAMFGYRVGDPDADLSRDDRDNAGNVPKCVVIDEAFTWGGDRLLRTPWERTIIYEVHVKGLTVRHPEVPEALRGTYAGLATPPIIDYLKGLGVTAVELLPVHHFVRDKHLCDRGLTNYWGYNTIGFFAPDIRYASSPVRGRHVKEFKTMVKTLHSAGIEVILDVVYNHTAEGNHLGPTLSFRGIDNATYYRLVPDQPRYYMDYTGCGNSLNVRHPRTLQLIMDSLRYWVLEMHVDGFRFDLASTLARELHDVDRLSAFFDIIHQDPVLSQVKLIAEPWDLGEGGYQVGNFPVGWAEWNGKYRDTIRRFVRGDGGQVAELAYRLSGSSDLYEGGGRRPHASINFVTAHDGFTLHDLVSYNHKHNEANGEDNRDGTGDNLSWNCGVEGPTNDPAINALRERQKRNFLAILLLSQGVPMICGGDEIGRTQRGNNNAYCQDNELSWFDWKLDRAARELLAFTQSLIAFRKRHPVLRRRRFFQGRRIRGSEVKDLAWFRPDGKEMTDEDWGSGYARSLGLRLAGDAIEEADERGQPIQDETLLILLNMHHEPLTFTLPAHKRGVRWVTVLDTMLSGDRKQLKMFKGGEPYELEARSVVVLRLRQKN, from the coding sequence ATGAAAATCTGGCCAGGACGCCCGTATCCCTTGGGCGCGACGTGGGATGGAGAGGGGGTCAATTTCGCGCTGTTCTCGGAGAACGCCGACGCCGTCGAGCTGTGCCTGTTCGACGGACCGTATGACGCGCGGGAAAGTCACCGGATCCGCGTCGAGGAACGCACCGACCAGGTCTGGCATGTGTACCTGCCGGAAGTGCGGCCGGGGCAGCATTACGGCTATCGCGTGCACGGACCCTATGCGCCCGAAGAAGGGCACCGCTTCAATCCCGCCAAGCTGTTGATCGACCCGTATGCCAAATCGATCGCAGGTACGGTCGAATGGTCGGACGCCATGTTCGGCTATCGGGTCGGCGACCCGGACGCGGACCTGTCCCGAGACGATCGGGACAACGCCGGCAACGTTCCCAAGTGCGTGGTGATCGATGAGGCGTTCACCTGGGGCGGCGACCGCCTGCTCCGCACGCCCTGGGAGCGGACCATCATCTACGAAGTGCACGTCAAGGGACTGACGGTGCGCCATCCGGAGGTGCCGGAGGCGCTACGGGGCACATACGCCGGCCTGGCCACCCCTCCGATCATCGACTATCTGAAAGGATTGGGCGTGACGGCGGTCGAGCTGCTGCCTGTCCATCACTTCGTGCGGGACAAGCACTTGTGCGATCGCGGGCTGACGAATTACTGGGGCTACAACACGATCGGGTTCTTTGCGCCGGATATCCGGTACGCCTCCTCGCCGGTGCGCGGGCGCCACGTCAAGGAGTTCAAGACGATGGTCAAAACGCTCCACAGCGCCGGAATCGAGGTGATCCTGGACGTCGTGTACAACCACACGGCGGAAGGCAACCATCTCGGGCCGACGCTGTCGTTCCGCGGCATCGACAACGCGACCTACTACCGTCTGGTTCCCGATCAGCCTCGGTATTACATGGACTATACGGGCTGCGGCAACAGTTTGAACGTGAGGCACCCCCGGACGCTCCAGCTCATTATGGACAGCCTGCGCTATTGGGTGCTGGAAATGCACGTGGACGGCTTTCGTTTCGACCTGGCCTCCACGCTGGCGCGCGAGCTTCACGATGTGGACCGGCTGAGCGCCTTCTTCGACATCATTCATCAGGACCCGGTCCTGTCCCAGGTCAAGCTGATCGCGGAGCCGTGGGATCTGGGCGAAGGCGGCTATCAGGTCGGCAACTTCCCGGTGGGCTGGGCCGAGTGGAACGGCAAGTACCGGGACACCATCCGGCGGTTCGTCCGAGGGGACGGGGGCCAGGTGGCGGAACTGGCCTACCGCCTGTCCGGCAGCAGCGATTTGTACGAAGGCGGAGGAAGACGGCCCCACGCCAGCATCAATTTCGTCACCGCCCACGACGGCTTCACCCTGCACGATCTGGTGTCCTACAACCACAAGCACAACGAAGCCAACGGCGAGGACAACCGCGACGGGACCGGCGACAATCTGAGCTGGAATTGCGGGGTCGAAGGCCCCACCAACGATCCGGCGATCAACGCGTTGCGCGAACGACAGAAGCGGAATTTCTTGGCTATTCTTCTCCTGTCGCAGGGGGTCCCGATGATCTGCGGCGGCGACGAGATCGGGCGAACCCAACGCGGCAACAACAACGCCTATTGCCAGGACAACGAGCTGAGCTGGTTCGATTGGAAGCTCGACCGCGCGGCACGCGAGCTGTTGGCGTTCACGCAGAGTCTGATCGCGTTTCGTAAGCGGCATCCGGTGCTCCGGCGGCGGCGCTTCTTTCAAGGCCGCCGCATCCGGGGCTCCGAAGTGAAGGACCTCGCCTGGTTTCGTCCCGACGGCAAGGAGATGACCGACGAGGATTGGGGCTCCGGCTATGCGCGGTCCCTGGGGTTGCGCCTGGCCGGGGACGCCATCGAAGAGGCGGACGAGCGGGGCCAACCGATTCAGGACGAGACATTGCTCATCCTGTTGAACATGCACCATGAACCGCTGACCTTCACCTTGCCGGCGCATAAGCGCGGCGTGCGGTGGGTGACGGTTCTGGACACCATGCTCTCGGGCGACCGGAAACAGTTGAAGATGTTCAAGGGCGGGGAGCCGTACGAGCTGGAAGCCCGGTCGGTCGTGGTGCTTCGCCTGCGGCAGAAGAACTGA